TTATGATCCAAAAGTATTTCAACAGGTTAAAACAGTATATGAATCTAAGATAAAATTCTATCAAGTTAAAGGTAAGATCTTacaattggtttaaaaaaaatcaactacccAAATACGGAATAGTGTAGGATAGTGTAGAATGGTGGGTAAGCTCTATTTTTTGTGAGACTTACAGATTTTAGTGCACTACAGGATCAAAATGAGACATGATGTGGCagtcaaaaaaaattttcatagaCTGCATAATTAAAGGCATAGACTACATAATTAAAGGcgtaaaatatttattaagcactacgtaccaggcactgtttgATATGcttaggatacaaatacaagcaagcaaaggTAGTCTTtgacctcaaagagattacatttaatggaggaagacaactcATAAATGGAAGCTAGAAAGTAGAAAGGGTATGGGGGAGTGGAGAGGGTTGCTGAGAAGTAGCATGGAGGCCTGGTTCCTGGCAGGACAAAGGTGAAAACTCacctgtcagagctggaagacccAGAGGCTAAATCCAACACTGCATTGGGAAGTGGGCAGCTGCTGAAGATGATGGCCAGGAAGTGGAATGGGGAGTGGCTCCAGGCCAaataaagcaaaagctcacctatcagagccaTCAATTGGCAtcgtggaaagagcactggacttggagtcaggagacctgggctcaaatccacaCACCAAAAATTACTAGCTGTAccattagcaagtcacttaacttctgagcctttcatctgtaaaatgggaataatacctatagtttttatatactatatacacatatatgtttatacatattgtttatatgtgtatatgtgtgtgtgtgtatatatatatatatacacacctacatgtatgtatatacacattgtcCAAATTTTTCCATAATACAGATGACAATAGCTGACATActaagtttacaaagtgctttatatgatATGAAAATTTGGAAAAGTAAAATTACTTACACTTAAATTCCTAGTGTAGAAATGATCTTTTAATTAGTACACAGTGCTGGAATTATTAAGTAACAtctaagtttaaaaaagtatgagaCATTTATTTCAGGGCATATCTGATAGACActaagttaaaattattttctttataactGCTATATGCAACTGAAATAAAGGGGCAGGCCTAATCCTTCATGTGCAACATCTTGAATTCAGTGGCAAGATGATGAAACTTTTTCCTGGCAAAGGTCTTATAACAAAAAACACATAGAAGAAATGGCTCAGTTCTTGTGTAAACAAAAATGGTCCAAACTTTTGGAGGAATCTGATTTtacaaaaagtttattttttatatgtaaatagAAACAACAGTATAATTCTGACACCTAAAAACTATTCATTGAACAAGATCTTAAAATATGATGAATTTTAAGACTACGCTCAAGTGCTTATCAAATAGACAAGCAAAGTACAGTTcccataacaaaaacaaaaaaacctctacATATCCACtgagcacttaaaaatatttaaaatgaaaaagtagcAAAGTGACTCAGGCAGTGAAGACAGGGCTGAGAGACCCTTACCTCATatgaaaactgtatttcaataaaatgtgTAACCACTTTGTCTCATGCACTGATAAaactttctggggaaaaaaaggaggacaTACATGAGTATCATTAGGgtcttttaaatgttaaaaaacaaaacaaaatgaaatacccTTGGAGAGTAATACTTCCTGAGTAATTTTTTAGCCATATCAAACATGATTTCAtgaaaattcttaatttttaaaataaatctactGATGTATGAATATAGTGTTAATTCAATGCAGGTAAACTCAAAGAAACTTTACAGAACTCATTTAAGTTCTATCAAAAGTTAAACCAATATGATTTATCCCTAAATTTTACAAGGATATTTGCTTGAATACTATTTTCAGTAAAATGGATCATTGAAAAGTAATATTTTCCAGTTTAATAACAAAATACAGATAGCCATTTTGGACTATCAACTTTGATGTATATtctaccacacacacaccaaaatagGATTTACTACCAAGACAACTGTGTTACACTACAAAAAGttacaaataattaaaatattttctttataatacAACCAAACTTTACAATCCACCCCTTTTCCTAAACTTACTACAATGATTAGGAGTTGTGGCACTTTGTTTTCtgcaaaaaataccaaaaaaaaaaaaacccaaccaaaaaaCCTTTCCTCTTCATAAAACCCTGAGGTGAAAGgcttttaatataataaaactggaaccactattttttctctcctgtATTATACTGCAGGtaagttaaaaaattttaaaaaggaaatgtaacAACTTTCAGGGCTGTTTTCTACAGTTTTGCAAAGAAGTCATTTCCACGTCAACACAGCTAATAGGGTCTAATCTgacccttttttaaaaagttcatctTAATACTCATTAGTGCCGAGATGGGCGCCATTTTCCATCcctactgttttctcttctgctaTCATAGTCATGGCTCCAACCATCATGGATCCTATCTTCATAGTAGGAATCATCTCTGTTTGCTCTATAATGATGGTCAGATCCATGATCCCCATAACGCTGCTCACGGCTATAGAGCCTATCTGACTGATAGGGATGGGAGTTCTGTCTGGTTTTTCTCTGTGACATTGGTGTATCCTGGCACCACTGGGAGCTtggagaaaggttaaatgaatgaCCATGCTGCTGCCCTGAGGGTGTAAAACCAGGCTGATCCAAGTGCTGAGGTACAAACTTCCCACTGAATGATCCCTGCTGCTGCCACAGAACGTTGTTCATCTGAGgggacaaaaattttaaaaagagaaaagattaaataaaaaaattatattaaaagatCATATCACTCACCACAATGGAATAACAAAGCCTGCACAAAATATCTGCCAAAGTGGATTGTAGGTTATGGTCCTAATTGAAATAATCCATTTAATAACTGTCTGAGTGCCAGTTATGGTattgacaaaaataaaaggatgACTAAGAAAGAACCTATCCAAAAAGACCTTATAAAGTCTCAAAGGGGAATTAAGACATGTAtaccagggggcagctaggtggcgcagtgagtagagcaccagccctggagtcaggaggacctgagttcaaatccagcctcagacacttgacacatgtactagctgtgtgaccttgggcaagtcacttaaccccaattgccctgccaaaaagcaaaaaaaaaaacaaacaaaaaaagacacgtatacaaatataatacaatacaaaatTGAGTAGTCTAAGTATAAAAAAATAGGTACAGAATAAAAAGATTACTTCTCATTGAGGACATCAAGGAAGTGGCATTgattatatttacatacatgtctTAGACTGGGGACAGACCATAAAGGAGGCAATACCAAGACAAGGAGCTGAGACTATAAACTACAGGTAAAGAGACTATAAACTATGCTTTAATATGTCAATAATATGCAAGACGGATTGACTTTGTCATCAGTTATGATACTACTACAATATAGCAGGTGTAAGATAATAAAAGCCAAAATCAGAGGGTGGGAATGTAAAGGATGGAATGGATACAAGAactattttgaaggaaaaattgaCAGAATGTGATAAATGGTTAGATAAAGAAGGCAAGGCgcatgaaagaagaaaggaggaaccTAAGCTTTCAAACCTGGGTGACAGAGAATGGttaatactattaagaaaaatagaaatataagaaGTGGTACAGAAGCCATAGTTACTATGAGTTATAGTTAATTATGttaacaaatggaaaataaatgcagTTCTGCTCTTGAACcctaatatatgtgtatgtacatatgtatatctatgcatGTGTATTGATGATTTGACTAAATGTCAAATGGAATTTTTGAAATCTAACTTAaaaaaggcttaagaactctcCAACTTGAGAAAACACATGAATACAATAATTCATGCTACAACTTTTTGTGAACATTTAAACTACAACCAGTTTGTGGATTAACAAAATTCAGATTATAAAAATAGCTTACCACAGCCTGTCTTTGAAGGTTATCTGGAGATGAGAAAGACCTCTGTAGCATTTGTGCAGAATTATATCCAGATGTCAAGTTATCCATATTCCTTTCGTATCTActcaaaaaaagaattcatcattATATACAAAAGAACAATACACACAAGACTTTGATTCTTGAAGCCCTAACCCATTATTCCCAAGTTTCCTATATCAGGTGATCTGTGATCTCAATGTGATCTCCCACTAATGACACAGATTGTAATTTATCCATGCCTTTTCAGTTTGTGCAACTCCTATTTCTTCTCATAACAGGGAGAGAAGGGTATTGCCCACCATGCTTCAGGCCTTCCAGATTTCTTGACAGTGTGTTTACAACTGTATTATGGGCTGTCCACTGGTTGTCCCTCTTGCTACATGCAGTGTAtaacttaaatatataaattatcaaTTCAAGAGCTAGGGTGGGTTAACAATTTAAACAGCTGATGTCACCAAACATATCAACCAACTTTCTAAAACATTCTTTTGAACCATCCAATAAAAATCAGAGGAAATAACTAAACTAGTGCATACTTACAAGGGTACATGGGACCTCTGACCTGCCAAGACCCCAATGTAGAGTGGAAACCGTTCATGTTATACTCATCTGCCATCACCAGCATGAATTATCCCAACCCACTGCTCCTCTGTTCAGTGTGAAACCCTATGGCTAACAAACTTTCACCATCTGTTACTTTCCCAATTGCCCACTGCCCAAAAGTAAACTATACCCCTACCCAATCCCCACCTCCCATTATCTAATTCCCAAACTCCCCAATCCTCACACCCATGGCCTAGTGCTGCTCAGCTCACTCCTTTCACTGTGCCCTCTAGAACTCCTGATCCAGAATTAGCAGACCTCTCTCCATTCTAGACCTCTTCCTTTCATGCTCTTCTGGAATTTGGAGATCTGGCTCCCTGTAGATGAACTACAACCCTATTCACCTTCTCTAGCAAATGGCTATACCTTCTTTCATATCACCTCTAGACATAGCTCTCTTAGGAGTCTGAATGTAACTTTGGTTCCTGCTGCCACTTCTAGACTATCCATTTGCCATCATCATTCAGCAACCtcttttcctctgaagttcaccCTACCCAATTCAGGTCCCAGTGGTTGTTCTCTGCAGAACCCTAAAGGTCATTCTCCCTCCTTACTTTAGGTTTAGTACCTGGCTCACAAATCTTCCTCTCTGTGCCAATTCTTACTTTTAAACTAAAGGAATTTCACATACATATTAATTTTCAATCAAATACCCTAACCTTCTAGTTCCTCAATGTCTTCAACTCCTCCCTTCCACCTCAAGTCTAATCCTTGTTCTCACCATTAGACCTACAAGTGTTTCACTTCAATATTaaaaaactctgaaattcctttctgATCACAACTGCCCACCTTCCTATCTCTCCCCATACCTTTTTACCCCTTCTGAACATATTCTGTGTCTTCACTAGGCTCTCTAATCCCTATGCCCTTCAATACTTTCTTTAGGCCACCATCCCTGATGACTTCACTTTACTCATTTGAAACACAGCCCCTTTGCCCCCTCTTGTCTAATCATCACTCATGCCTAGTCAACCCCAAACCTGAATTACTCCTGACACCTACCCTCTACCTTCCTACTCAGGAGCTGCCAAAATGAGCTCAAGGAAGTCAAGCAACCAAGCTTATCagatccactacaaattcatgtcacctaatttcaactgggccctcactgcagcaaggcaatagTTTCAATCCTCACTAACTGAATCTCTCTCATGCTCTTCTTAGAAGCTATTCTCTCTCTTCAGCATGGACTAGTAGAGATGGCATTGGACTTGGATCAGGAAGCTAAATCCctcttcagacactcactagctgtaacCCTGCGACTTAACTGTTCTGtgactcaattttcccatctataaaataagggtggAGGTGGTGTGGTTTGGACTAGAAGCCCTGTCAGGTCCATCTCAGCTCTAAATTTagcctcttcttcccccaaaGCTCTCAGCAGAGGACCCTGCCTTATCCTCtggtaggcagctaggtagtacagtggatagagcgatgGACCATTGGTCCAGATCCCACttcaattactagctgtgtgacactgagcaagtcacttgagatctgtctgcttcagtttccttgtctataaaatgagcaccTACcaccccagggttgttatgaagattaagATGAGGTATCTGTAAAGCTTACACTGCTATATATACAATGCTAGAACATCACCACTATTAAGAATGGGCTTTCTCTACATCCCAAAATCCCTAGATCTGACTCCCcccattcttattttttattctgaatttaaacacaaaaaaatagcattttcatAAACAGAACACAAAATATTCTATAGAAAATGCTGAATCTCCATTTTGTACCAACTGCTTCCTTAAAAAAGTCTATCATTccacacattactttcaaaacagTCCATCTGTTACTTCCTATGCACTTTTGGAAACATTTCGATATCCTTCTTTATCATTACAAATGTTACTCTCCCTCAATCTCCCAACCCCCATGTCCCCCAATAAAAACCTTTAAGAAAAAACCCTAATAATAagcacaatcaagcaaaacaaataagcaTAGGCCAGCaaaccaatgatctcttaattgcaaaaTCTGAAGGTATGTTCTCAGTCCTTATACTTCAAACTCTGTAGCATTTAACACTGCTGACCCTCTCCTCTTTtagatattctctcttctctggattttttGACACTGTTTTCCCTTGGTTTTCCTCCTGTCTGACCActtcttctccacctcctttACTGGAACATCGTCCATCTCACACCTCTAAAATTCTGTCTTgggcccttttctttctcttcgcCCTCATACCTGGTATCCTCATCAGGTCCCATAGACTTATtatctctacacagatgactcccagatccatAGATCAAGGCTTAGACTCCATATTGAACTTCAATCGCACACCACCAAATATCTATTGGATATTGCCAATTGGATATCtataggcacctcaaactcatcATGAATCATCATCTTTTTCCCCAAGCCTAccacctcttccaaacttccctatttctagtAAGGAAAAACATTAATTAGTCTTCTAGTTCTAAGCTTTTTAGATATTTTTAACTTTGTAAAGTTACTTGATACAAGGAGTATAATTTGAGTTACTTGAAAAACTTtgtaacttaaaaataaatacctGATTTGGTTTTATTATAGAATTAACCCAGGTTCACAATTTCagcatttttctttattcctaACTCTACATATGCCATCAGCTGCCGAAACCTTGATTCTATTCCCCACCCTTCTCTCTATTCTTGTGAACCACTGTAGTTCAGATTCTTATCATCTCTTCTTGCATGGACCACTGTAATAGGCTATTTGGTCTCTCTACCTCaaacctctccctcctccaattcatcctccacagcTGTCACAATGATTTTTCTCAAATGTAGTTCAGAGGATGTCACTCACCCCTATGAGGTTTCCTATAGCCTCTAAAATAAAAGGTAAACTCCTTTTTTGGCAGTCAtcataacctggccccaacctacatATCCTTAGTGTCCCTTCCTCTGCTTCATGCAGGAGCCAAACCtacttctttgctgttcctcctaCATAACCCTCTCTTTCTCTGGCCATGTGGGCTAACCATCTCCTGAATTCCTAGGCTGccttcattcattctctccttaGCTGTAcctcttaaaatttattttcatccaGATTCAGCTTAAGTACCacccttctacatgaagcttttcctggtgCACCCCTAATTCCTAGGGTCTTCCCTCCCAAAGTTACCTCATATTTATATAAGCTTCTCAGagactttccctttttttcatatCCCCCACATAGTAGCTACATaacaaatgctggttgactgataCTTGTTGCAGTGTGATAATACACAtagagttttgcaaaccttaagaaactttacaaatataagctattattagaTTTTCAATCTTTATTACACTTACGCTTCAGTATAACacaatttaatataaaatttaatttggcATAAAATATTTGATTCATATCATAGATGCCACCCAAGGATATTTAATTCCTTAAGTACCAAATAGATCTAATTATAAGGAAGCCTCACAGTATggattccaagaaaaatattctaATAAGTCCAATATTCCCTAAgataaaacaatcatttattcCACAGACATTTACCTTCTATGTGTAAGAAACTATGCTAAGTAGTAAGGAAGATACTAAGATGAATAAGACCTAGCTACTACTATTACACTCTAACGTTAATCATGTGATGGCTACTGAAGAAGGTTCTTAAGGGGAAGGGGTGAAgggccaaaacaaaaaacagaaaaccaaTTTTATTAACCAGAACTGGTAGTTCTTACCTGCTAGAAGCTGAAGTGGACTGTGGTATGCTAGATGGACTTGCATTCCCAAGATTATGCTGGGAATATGATGAACTAACCTCCTGAGAAGCATGACTACTTCCTGAAGAAAACatatttgaaatttgtttttttttcaaggtcaTCCAACTTCAAAAAGTTAAGTTTGGTATAACCTTAATATCTCAGACACTAGAAATAACTTGCATTTCAATATTCTACTCTACTGTTTCATCAGAGTAAGAAATAGGTTAACCAAACAAAATGTTTACACATAACACTAATACCCAGTGGGTAAAGATGCAATCAAACTGCAACATTCCAATTGTCAAAGCAGACATAAGAGCAATTAGCTAAAAGTTATCCCTTACTAGCTCCAGCAATTATAATTTGTAAAAACAAGTTGCGGAAAGAAACAAAGCCCAGAAAGAGTAATttcctgaagatgagtctttccttaccaaaaaaaaaaaaaaaaaagacatgcaaCCACTTAAAAGTTAAGAGAACTTaaataaaaattcagatttcttaaTAAAAGAGGTATTCATGTTTTCCTACACCAGCTGGTAGAAAAAGTAGCATGCAAAATATCAACATGAGATCTGGGTGGCCTAAATGagcaaattacaaagaaaaatgaacaacatGAAAAAGCAGTTCCAAGAGAAAAAGTTTAAAGCTTTGCATGGActcaagaataaaaggaaaagagtatACAAATCAA
This Trichosurus vulpecula isolate mTriVul1 chromosome 2, mTriVul1.pri, whole genome shotgun sequence DNA region includes the following protein-coding sequences:
- the RBM7 gene encoding RNA-binding protein 7 isoform X3, whose product is MDNLTSGYNSAQMLQRSFSSPDNLQRQAVMNNVLWQQQGSFSGKFVPQHLDQPGFTPSGQQHGHSFNLSPSSQWCQDTPMSQRKTRQNSHPYQSDRLYSREQRYGDHGSDHHYRANRDDSYYEDRIHDGWSHDYDSRRENSRDGKWRPSRH
- the RBM7 gene encoding RNA-binding protein 7 isoform X1, whose protein sequence is MGAATAEADRTLFVGNLDIKVTEELLFELFHQAGPVIKVKIPKDKDGKPKQFAFVNFKHEESVPYGMNLLNGIKLFGRPIKIQFRSGSSHASQEVSSSYSQHNLGNASPSSIPQSTSASSRYERNMDNLTSGYNSAQMLQRSFSSPDNLQRQAVMNNVLWQQQGSFSGKFVPQHLDQPGFTPSGQQHGHSFNLSPSSQWCQDTPMSQRKTRQNSHPYQSDRLYSREQRYGDHGSDHHYRANRDDSYYEDRIHDGWSHDYDSRRENSRDGKWRPSRH
- the RBM7 gene encoding RNA-binding protein 7 isoform X2 — translated: MNLLNGIKLFGRPIKIQFRSGSSHASQEVSSSYSQHNLGNASPSSIPQSTSASSRYERNMDNLTSGYNSAQMLQRSFSSPDNLQRQAVMNNVLWQQQGSFSGKFVPQHLDQPGFTPSGQQHGHSFNLSPSSQWCQDTPMSQRKTRQNSHPYQSDRLYSREQRYGDHGSDHHYRANRDDSYYEDRIHDGWSHDYDSRRENSRDGKWRPSRH